The sequence CTCGTTGCGAGATATAATTTTGTGGTTAACCCCTCCGCCCCTGGATTCCCTCTAAAAACATGAGGGAATGACATCCCGGTGGAATGTTGTGGCGGAAATTTTCAGATGCCGGCAAAATATTTCTGCCATATACCTTTATACCTCTATACCAATTTTTTGTTTTATCCTTGTTTTTTCTTTGCGGTCGCTGCGCTCGTTGCGAGATATAATTTTGTGGTTAACCCCTCCGCCCCTGGATTCCCTCTAAAAACATGAGGGAATGACATCCCGGTGGAATGTTGTGGCGGAAATTTTCAGATGCCGGCAAAAAAAATCAATTCTGTCGTGACCGTGAAAGCGGGTATCCATGCAAATAGTTTGTGTTCCTAAACAGGAGTTTGGGAACAAGCGGGTTCAAATAAATAATCGGGGAGTGCCTGAATACAGCAAGATATATATTGACAAATATAATAATTTTCAATAAATTACTTACATACAAAAATATCAGAAAACCCTGATTTTCATGGGTTCCCTTCCATCCTTTAAGAACGAAAAATAAATCAGAAGCGGTGTGGAAAAGGGCGGGGATGAGTGTGTTGCAGAAAATAGCATGTTTGAGAAGGTGAAGGCGGAAAAGGTTCAATTTTATTTGGAAAGAGAGGAAACAGTGGAATCTAAAAAAACCGTACTTTATGATGAACACCTCCGTCTCGGAGGCAAGATGAGTGATTTTGCCGGCTGGATAATGCCATTGTGGTACCATACAGGCCAGTCAATTGAGCATCATACAACAAGAAAAGCCGTAGGCCTTTTTGATATCTGCCATATGGGCGAATTTGAGATTACAGGGCCGGGTTCAAACGATTTTGTAATCAAAATGCTGAGCAACAAAGTCCGGAAACTTAAAGACGGCCGCGCTATGTACAATTTTTTACTGAATGAAAAAGGCGGAGTTATTGATGACTGTATAATATACAGATTCAGGGAAGATAAATGGATGCTTGTGGTAAATGCAGGTACAATAGAAGGCGATTTTGAGTGGCTTAAGAAGAATGTGCCTTCAGATGTCAATTTAAAAAATATAAGTGATGATACTGCAAAAATAGATGTACAGGGCCCTGATGCGCCAAAATTACTTGCAAAGCTGACTGATAAAGATGTGATCAGCGGCTTAAAATTCTTCAGGTTTGCGCAGGATATGGATATTAACGGGATGAAAGTTCTTGTTTCAAGAACAGGATATACCGGTGAAATAGGATTTGAGCTGTATACTGATATTAAAAATGCAATCCCTCTGTGGAATCTGCTTCTTGAAGAAGGCAAAGAGTTCGGGATTCTGCCGTGCGGCCTTGGGGCGAGAGATACTTTAAGGACAGAGTCGGGCCTTCCCCTGCATGGGCATGAACTGCATCCCGATAGAGTTGCAATCGGGCATCCATGGGAGTTTACTCTGAACTTTGACCATGATTTCATTGGCAGAGACGCTATACTTGAGGCAAAAGAGAGAGGCGATTATTCTCATGTATACGGTTTTGTGC is a genomic window of bacterium containing:
- the gcvT gene encoding glycine cleavage system aminomethyltransferase GcvT, whose amino-acid sequence is MEKGGDECVAENSMFEKVKAEKVQFYLEREETVESKKTVLYDEHLRLGGKMSDFAGWIMPLWYHTGQSIEHHTTRKAVGLFDICHMGEFEITGPGSNDFVIKMLSNKVRKLKDGRAMYNFLLNEKGGVIDDCIIYRFREDKWMLVVNAGTIEGDFEWLKKNVPSDVNLKNISDDTAKIDVQGPDAPKLLAKLTDKDVISGLKFFRFAQDMDINGMKVLVSRTGYTGEIGFELYTDIKNAIPLWNLLLEEGKEFGILPCGLGARDTLRTESGLPLHGHELHPDRVAIGHPWEFTLNFDHDFIGRDAILEAKERGDYSHVYGFVLDGRRKAMPGYKVYHNEEEAGTVLSGVISPTLDNKPIGFILVNKAMEPETKLEFKRDENQPPLSGTVKETPLVPGTSREKMENFI